CGGTGCTGGGCGTATTTTGCGATCGACATCCCACAGCGGGAGAGGCCGTTTGGTTTGCTGGGTAAAATTCGGCCACGGAGCTTTTCGGTGGATAGAGGCATGATTGACCTCTGTGTACGCTGCTTACTCCCAGCCTAGCTGTGACTGAAATATTTCGCAGGGTAAACCAACACAAGTGATCAACGTCACGAGATACCTGTGTTTCTGTCACGGTGACTGAGGTTGAACTGTTGGAATATCAGTTTCAGATAACAGTCCACTCTAAATAGCAGATGGAGAAAGACTATGACTCTGAAATATCGCGGTACATCCTATGAAGCCTCTAATTCTGTGCGTTCTGGTTCGCTGGACCTCATCGAGGGCCGGTATCACGGCCTGAGCACTCAGATTTCTCTACCCCTCACCCGAGAAAGTGTTGATGCTTCTGTCAGCCTGATGGTTTATCGTGGTATCCAATTGGCTACGTGCAAGTCATAGCAACTATCCTCCGAAAAAAGTAAACTTTGTTGTCCCCTTGTCTGCCCCCCACATAAGTTGACAAGGGAATTTTATTGCTTTCGTCAGTATTAAAGCGCTTCCACAAGCATGACTCTAGGCGCAAGCTCAGACTGTCCAATGAAGTTGTAAGATTCTGGGCAGTTAACCTTTTTGATTTCTGTGGGAAGTAAAGATCTATATAAACTCCCCCACTGCTTCTGCTGTCAATCTTCCACTGTATTTAGTGTTCTTTGAGTAGTTGTCTTAAAGCTACTTCAGCACGGGCCATAGTGGCGTTGTGGTTGTTTTCTGTCAGTGCTTTAACCCATGGGAGGCGAGTCAGAAGACTGAACATGGGGTTGCTAACCCCGACATTCCATATATAGGTAACGGCGGTGCCATCATCTTCCTCTACAAGGATCCAGCATCCAGTTCCTTCAAGCTCCCCGCTGGCCTTGAGTTCCATTCTATGCGGTGCATCAATAAGGATCGGCATTAAGGTGAAATTAAACGAGTAGGGGAGATCGCCGCGATAGTTGATTTCAAATACTTTCTCACTGCTGACGGGGTGAGTTTTTACCGTTACACCCCGGAAGTCCTGAATCCATTGATACCAGTGCTCGCTGTCAATAATACGTTCCCATACCTGCTCGATAGGAGCATGAAAAAACCACTGAGTGACAAAGCGATACTGTACCATTCGCGGATCGTATCACCTTGAGCCGAGAAGGATCTAGAACAGCGCGGCTTATGACTAGGCTTGTTGCCGTGAAGGAGGCTCAAGTTTTAGCTACTCAAATGTAGCATCAGACGAATTGTGGCTTGATGACGGTCATTTGGTGGCTTTAATTTGCCCATACAACAGCTCATTTTCGCCTATAAAACAGTGCTGTTTGTAATAATGAGAACTGCTCTCGTCTATATGGCTCCCCTCAAAGGTAGGACGTTCTTATAGCCAAACTCCGCAAACTTCCCCAGTGCCTCTCCTGCCAGTACCATGACCAGACCAGTCATATTGTCTGCGCCATTCACCCATCCGGTCCCTCCGGAGATCGTTGTAC
Above is a window of Acaryochloris thomasi RCC1774 DNA encoding:
- a CDS encoding DUF4278 domain-containing protein, with the translated sequence MTLKYRGTSYEASNSVRSGSLDLIEGRYHGLSTQISLPLTRESVDASVSLMVYRGIQLATCKS